One genomic region from Muriicola soli encodes:
- a CDS encoding Hcp family type VI secretion system effector, which translates to MKTNSIVLTTLALLFCVSLSFAQSAYLKIGDIKGESTERAHKDWINIESFSQGIAKAAIDMASGRQRRAADFEDVMISKKVDKATPQLMELCAKGQVIPELELDMVTANGRLYYKLTLNNVRVKSVRTSSAGDAQGTLVDEVAFGFSKITWEYWDSEGNKTETSYNIQTGM; encoded by the coding sequence ATGAAAACAAATTCTATTGTATTGACCACATTAGCGCTCTTGTTTTGTGTTAGCCTCTCTTTTGCACAAAGCGCGTATTTAAAAATCGGGGATATCAAAGGAGAATCCACAGAAAGAGCTCATAAGGACTGGATTAATATTGAGAGTTTTAGTCAGGGCATTGCCAAGGCAGCAATAGATATGGCATCCGGGAGGCAACGAAGGGCTGCAGACTTTGAGGATGTGATGATCAGTAAAAAAGTGGACAAGGCCACTCCCCAACTCATGGAATTATGCGCCAAAGGACAGGTGATTCCGGAGCTGGAACTGGATATGGTGACCGCCAATGGCCGATTGTATTATAAATTAACACTGAACAATGTGCGGGTAAAAAGTGTACGCACGTCTTCTGCCGGGGATGCGCAAGGAACTTTGGTAGATGAAGTAGCCTTTGGTTTTTCCAAAATCACCTGGGAATACTGGGATAGCGAGGGTAACAAAACAGAAACCTCCTACAATATTCAAACCGGAATGTAA
- a CDS encoding DUF2892 domain-containing protein — protein sequence MLTSVIISVIAGTICLLLAIFNQKNASLRITMGIIGIVLLFYGGYGYGSLNLLPVIETYDTGNTVAVEYPITKVQVISPVEGDSVSCRILTMGVYPENHEKDIWVLLKPSDNKFYPQSDYTNTSYKENGKWQVVTRFGGDQGEAYDLYVYEADKAASQFFSETIAQWKEADDYEGLQQQELPAGIKEIDRKQVHLARNCRGIH from the coding sequence ATGCTTACAAGTGTAATTATATCTGTCATTGCCGGTACGATTTGCCTGTTGCTGGCCATTTTTAATCAAAAGAATGCCAGCCTCAGGATTACCATGGGGATCATTGGGATTGTACTGCTGTTTTACGGGGGCTATGGCTATGGTTCTTTGAATCTTTTGCCGGTTATTGAGACCTATGATACAGGGAACACGGTAGCGGTAGAATACCCGATTACCAAAGTGCAGGTGATCTCCCCGGTTGAAGGCGATTCTGTAAGCTGCCGAATTCTCACCATGGGGGTCTATCCGGAAAATCACGAAAAGGATATCTGGGTGCTCTTAAAACCCTCAGACAACAAGTTTTACCCACAATCTGATTATACCAATACTTCCTATAAGGAAAATGGCAAATGGCAGGTAGTGACCCGCTTTGGCGGCGACCAGGGCGAGGCTTATGATTTGTATGTCTATGAGGCAGACAAAGCGGCGTCGCAATTTTTTAGCGAGACCATTGCACAATGGAAGGAAGCCGATGATTATGAAGGTTTACAGCAGCAGGAACTCCCGGCAGGTATTAAGGAGATCGACAGGAAACAGGTACACCTGGCGAGGAATTGCAGGGGGATTCATTGA
- a CDS encoding DinB family protein — protein sequence MNRRVLLSLMGVAPLALISSKIPDADNPLIADLIKRWKRSKEYTLAVLDAMPAELLEFSPTAEQMSFAQHFLHLGFTNNMFLGILLDTETYADYEALLKAGFWLERPDPINLMQPDKLQQRAAATNKALVATYVSETFDYAIAGISTLTDGMLAKGEQRVKPWYLKGHSNLDLILRGEGHTTHHRAQAIVYLRIKGIQPRAILNLIRFRTLKR from the coding sequence ATGAATCGCAGAGTACTCTTGAGTTTGATGGGCGTTGCGCCCCTCGCACTAATATCTTCAAAAATACCTGATGCTGACAACCCTTTAATCGCTGATTTGATAAAGCGATGGAAGCGGTCTAAGGAATACACCTTAGCAGTGCTGGACGCCATGCCTGCAGAATTGCTGGAATTTTCACCCACTGCCGAACAGATGAGTTTTGCCCAGCATTTTTTACATCTGGGCTTTACCAATAATATGTTTCTGGGTATTCTCCTGGATACCGAAACCTATGCGGATTATGAGGCGCTGTTGAAAGCCGGGTTTTGGCTGGAACGTCCTGATCCCATCAACCTGATGCAACCCGATAAGCTGCAACAAAGAGCTGCTGCTACCAATAAGGCCCTGGTAGCGACATATGTCTCGGAAACATTTGACTACGCCATTGCGGGCATAAGCACCTTAACGGATGGGATGCTGGCCAAAGGGGAGCAGCGGGTAAAACCCTGGTATCTGAAAGGCCATAGTAATCTCGACCTTATCCTGCGGGGGGAAGGGCATACCACACATCACAGGGCTCAGGCTATTGTATACCTGAGGATAAAGGGGATTCAGCCCCGGGCTATTCTAAATTTAATACGCTTTAGAACGCTAAAGCGTTAA